A region of Argentina anserina chromosome 5, drPotAnse1.1, whole genome shotgun sequence DNA encodes the following proteins:
- the LOC126794199 gene encoding uncharacterized protein LOC126794199: MTDNREPKRLKNLLSWFVRDQSSESGSGRNEIRSEVGSRNENVSSMNNILLESSPSSPLEESPSVPLEEDHNDIIGEQTNIDFTSLQRDPGLRQPIGQYPFKFRDNVRRAYVVLGPYQPYLSSYPSSWDGGQGRRFCHKWFKDWSWLEYSVEVDKTFCFPCFLFDSYPSHHPAFTTDGFNSWKNVNSKKSGLLKHVGALNSPHNAYMRQWEVLRNPSKHIESVISTQSAQEKLDNRLRLVAAIESARLLAHQGCAFRGHDESSNSSNGDNFIAVQNAFGRMNLEVKRVLDNAPGNAKYTSPLIQKQIINILGNKVRTKIRDEVGTSKFCILVDEAVDVSNREQMAIILRFVDCHGFIRERFFKVICVGDTCSQTLKNEISKVLAQYDLQVENMRGQGYDGASNMRGQFNGLQALFREECKYAYYVHCFAHRLQLALIASSRGVHDVWQFFSSLNVIVNFVDSSAKRHSALRVIREEEIADLVAAGKLETGMGANQTTTLQRAGATRWGSHFRSISSLIKLFGATQKTLADLVINGLPKIQGEAKSVGKAMKKFDFVFCLFLMHDIMKITDFLCQSLQKKTMDILNALRVLSIAKQKLQAMRDNGWDDLILRITSFCCEHNIIVPDLSTPYKKGTERACPEDITKEHYYRINILNALIDVQLAELESRFPDQSLELLTLSSTFDPHDNFQAFKPEDVCSLALRFYPMDFSAGDMLALEMECGFFLSDVQSDLRFANTTSMSDLCRRLVESRKLDFFPILYRLICLVLTLPVSTATTERAFSSMNILKTRLRNRMEDDFLDDLMVLYIEKEFVDSVHNDDVIEEFTKLGPRRVSFG, translated from the coding sequence ATGACGGATAACAGAGAGCCGAAACGGTTAAAAAATCTTCTTTCATGGTTTGTGAGGGATCAAAGTAGTGAGAGTGGAAGTGGGAGAAATGAGATTAGAAGTGAGGTTGGGAGTAGAAATGAAAATGTTAGTTCAATGAATAATATTCTTTTAGAGTCTTCTCCATCTAGTCCACTAGAAGAGTCTCCATCTGTTCCATTAGAAGAGGATCATAATGATATAATTGGGGAGCAAACCAATATTGATTTCACTTCTCTTCAACGTGACCCAGGATTAAGACAACCAATAGGCCAATATCCTTTCAAATTCCGTGATAATGTTCGGAGAGCTTATGTTGTCTTAGGACCATATCAACCCTACTTAAGTAGTTATCCATCTTCTTGGGATGGAGGGCAGGGTCGAAGATTTTGTCATAAATGGTTTAAAGATTGGTCGTGGCTTGAGTATTCTGTAGAGGTGGACAAAAcattttgttttccttgttTCCTATTTGATAGTTATCCATCCCACCATCCGGCATTCACTACGGATGGGTTTAATAGTTGGAAGAATGTCAATTCAAAGAAGTCAGGTCTTCTTAAGCATGTGGGAGCCCTCAATTCTCCACATAATGCTTATATGCGTCAATGGGAAGTTCTAAGAAACCCGTCTAAGCACATTGAGAGTGTGATTAGTACTCAATCAGCACAGGAAAAATTAGATAATCGACTTCGGCTTGTTGCTGCTATAGAGAGTGCAAGGTTGTTGGCACATCAAGGATGTGCTTTTAGAGGTCATGATGAGAGTAGTAATTCATCAAATGGTGACAATTTCATTGCTGTACAAAATGCTTTTGGGAGGATGAATTTAGAAGTAAAAAGAGTCTTGGATAATGCCCCTGGTAATGCCAAGTATACCTCTCCACTtattcaaaaacaaatcataaaTATACTTGGTAACAAAGTTAGGACCAAGATTCGTGATGAAGTGGGAACTTCCAAATTTTGTATACTTGTTGATGAAGCTGTTGATGTATCTAATAGGGAGCAAATGGCTATCATTCTTCGCTTTGTTGATTGTCATGGGTTTATTAGAGAACGATTTTTCAAGGTTATTTGTGTTGGAGACACTTGTTCTCAAACTTTGAAAAATGAGATATCCAAGGTGCTTGCTCAATATGATCTTCAAGTAGAAAATATGAGGGGTCAAGGATATGATGGTGCTAGTAACATGCGAGGTCAGTTTAATGGTTTACAAGCTTTGTTTAGAGAAGAATGTAAATATGCATATTATGTGCACTGTTTTGCTCATCGCTTACAATTGGCTTTGATTGCCTCATCTAGAGGAGTGCATGATGTTTGGcaattcttttcttctctaaaTGTGATTGTGAATTTTGTTGACTCTTCTGCAAAACGTCATTCAGCGTTAAGAGTTATTAGAGAAGAGGAAATTGCAGATTTAGTGGCTGCAGGTAAACTTGAAACTGGTATGGGGGCTAATCAGACTACTACTTTGCAACGGGCAGGGGCTACTCGTTGGGGTTCACATTTTCGCTCGATTTCAAGTTTGATAAAATTGTTTGGAGCCACCCAGAAAACTCTTGCAGATTTGGTAATTAATGGACTTCCCAAAATACAAGGAGAAGCAAAGAGTGTAGGTAAAGCTATGAAGaaatttgattttgtgttttgctTGTTTTTGATGCATGATATCATGAAGATTACTGATTTTCTTTGTCAGTCATTGCAAAAAAAGACCATGGACATCTTAAATGCTTTAAGAGTTCTTTCTATTGCAAAACAAAAGCTTCAAGCCATGCGAGATAATGGTTGGGATGATTTGATTTTGAGAATAACATCATTTTGTTGTGAGCATAATATCATTGTTCCAGATTTGTCTACTCCTTACAAGAAAGGTACAGAACGAGCTTGTCCAGAGGATATTACAAAAGAGCATTATTATCGGATCAATATACTTAATGCTCTAATAGATGTTCAATTGGCAGAGTTGGAGAGTAGATTCCCAGATCAGTCGTTGGAGCTCCTTACTCTTAGTTCTACATTTGATCCGCATGATAATTTTCAGGCATTCAAGCCTGAAGATGTTTGCTCTCTTGCTTTGAGATTTTACCCTATGGATTTTTCTGCAGGTGATATGCTTGCTCTAGAGATGGAGTGTGGATTTTTTCTATCAGATGTTCAGAGTGATCTAAGATTTGCAAATACAACTTCTATGTCTGATTTATGTCGGCGGTTAGTTGAATCAAGAAAATTGGATTTTTTTCCAATTCTTTATAGATTGATATGTCTTGTATTAACTCTGCCAGTATCTACAGCAACTACCGAGAGAGCATTTTCATCTATGAATATTTTAAAAACTAGACTTCGAAATAGGATGGAAGATGACTTTCTTGATGATTTGATGGTTCTCTACATTGAGAAAGAGTTTGTTGATAGTGTTCACAATGATGATGTAATTGAGGAGTTTACAAAGTTAGGACCTCGGAGGGTATCATTCGGTTAG
- the LOC126794747 gene encoding mitochondrial import inner membrane translocase subunit PAM16 like 2, producing the protein MATKLLANLLVVGSGVLARAFVQAYRQALTNASKSGVAQEAAQGIRRASKTMAEGEARQVLGVTEHASWEEIVQRYDNMFERNAKSGSFYLQSKVHRAKECLENVYKKKPEGVTEA; encoded by the exons ATG GCCACAAAGCTTCTTGCAAACTTGCTTGTGGTTGGCTCAGGGGTGTTGGCCAGGGCTTTTGTTCAAGCATACCGCCAGGCTCTTACAA ATGCCTCAAAGAGTGGTGTTGCTCAGGAAGCAGCACAGGGGATTAGGAGAGCAAGCAAAACTATGGCTGAAGGAGAGGCAAGGCAGGTATTAGGTGTCACAGAGCATGCATCATGGGAGGAGATTGTGCAG CGGTATGACAACATGTTTGAGCGGAATGCCAAAAGCGGAAGCTTCTATCTCCAGTCAAAGGTCCACAGAGCTAAagaatgcttagaaaatgttTACAAAAAGAAGCCTGAAGGGGTTACTGAGGCATAA